A region from the Salidesulfovibrio onnuriiensis genome encodes:
- the gpt gene encoding xanthine phosphoribosyltransferase: MMFPISWDQLHRDCRALAMRLVELGPWKGIYAITRGGLVPAAIIARELDIRMIDTICISTYDWQSKGSSSVLKGVEGDGEGWLLIDDLVDTGKTANVAREMVPNAHFATVYAKPEGRPTVDTYVTEVSQDTWILFPWDSQNQFVEPIIMCRD, from the coding sequence ATGATGTTTCCCATTTCCTGGGACCAGCTGCACCGCGACTGTCGCGCCTTGGCAATGCGCCTGGTGGAATTGGGACCCTGGAAGGGCATATATGCCATTACTCGCGGCGGACTGGTGCCCGCGGCAATCATCGCCCGCGAGCTGGATATCAGGATGATCGATACCATTTGCATTTCCACCTACGACTGGCAGTCGAAAGGCAGTTCCAGCGTTCTCAAGGGAGTGGAAGGCGATGGCGAGGGCTGGCTGCTCATCGACGATCTGGTGGACACCGGCAAAACCGCCAATGTCGCACGGGAAATGGTGCCCAATGCGCATTTCGCGACCGTTTACGCCAAGCCGGAAGGCCGTCCCACCGTGGATACGTATGTCACTGAGGTCAGCCAGGACACCTGGATTCTGTTCCCATGGGATTCCCAGAACCAGTTTGTGGAACCCATCATCATGTGCAGAGATTAG
- a CDS encoding BMP family ABC transporter substrate-binding protein gives MKQFTRFFIAAIASAAMLMSLFACGEAPQKAEEKAEKPAAEKKEEAKKFKAGFVYVSPVGDAGYSFAHDLGRQAVADLDWVETSFVESVAEGADSERVIRNMARKDFDVIFTTSFGYMDPTLKVASEFPNVKFMHCSGFKKAPNMNNYFGRMYQARFLTGLVAGSMTKSNIIGYVAAFPIPEVIRGINAFTLGVREVNPKAEVRVVWTKTWYDPALEKDAAISLLDVGADIIAQHQDSPGPQEAAQDRGAYSIGYNSNMASFAPKAHLTAAIWNWAPLYVETVKEVRDGTWKGDQALWWGMDKGIVDLAPYGDMVPEDVRKLVEAKKAEIVSGKDMVFAGPIKNQKGEVAIPEGQSASDEQMLGMTWFVEGVVGTTE, from the coding sequence ATGAAACAATTCACGAGGTTCTTTATTGCCGCCATTGCCAGCGCGGCGATGCTGATGTCGCTGTTCGCCTGCGGTGAGGCGCCCCAGAAAGCAGAAGAGAAGGCTGAAAAGCCCGCTGCTGAAAAAAAGGAAGAAGCAAAAAAATTCAAGGCCGGTTTCGTCTACGTTTCCCCTGTCGGCGATGCCGGTTATTCTTTTGCGCATGACCTGGGCCGCCAGGCCGTGGCCGACCTGGACTGGGTAGAGACCTCCTTTGTGGAATCCGTTGCGGAAGGCGCCGATTCCGAACGCGTCATCCGCAATATGGCCCGCAAGGATTTCGATGTCATCTTCACCACCAGCTTCGGATACATGGATCCGACCCTGAAGGTCGCCAGCGAATTTCCCAATGTGAAGTTCATGCACTGCTCCGGCTTCAAGAAAGCCCCCAACATGAACAACTACTTCGGCCGCATGTACCAGGCCCGTTTCCTGACCGGTCTGGTTGCCGGCTCCATGACCAAGAGCAACATCATCGGTTACGTGGCCGCATTCCCCATTCCCGAAGTCATCCGCGGCATCAACGCCTTCACCCTGGGCGTGCGTGAAGTCAATCCCAAGGCAGAGGTGCGCGTTGTCTGGACCAAGACCTGGTATGACCCGGCCCTGGAAAAGGACGCCGCCATTTCCCTGCTGGATGTGGGTGCCGACATCATCGCCCAGCACCAGGATTCTCCTGGTCCGCAGGAAGCCGCCCAGGATCGTGGTGCTTACTCCATCGGCTACAACTCCAACATGGCCTCCTTTGCTCCCAAGGCGCACCTGACCGCCGCCATCTGGAACTGGGCTCCGCTGTACGTGGAAACCGTGAAGGAAGTTCGCGACGGCACATGGAAGGGCGACCAGGCCCTGTGGTGGGGCATGGACAAGGGCATAGTCGATCTCGCCCCCTATGGCGACATGGTGCCTGAAGACGTGCGCAAGCTGGTGGAAGCCAAGAAGGCTGAAATCGTGTCCGGCAAGGACATGGTGTTTGCCGGTCCCATCAAGAACCAGAAGGGTGAAGTGGCCATTCCCGAAGGCCAGTCCGCCAGCGACGAGCAGATGCTCGGCATGACCTGGTTCGTCGAAGGCGTTGTCGGCACCACCGAGTAA